A genomic window from Xenorhabdus cabanillasii includes:
- the mltA gene encoding murein transglycosylase A, with protein sequence MKLWGKYLLCSVVVSLLSACHLRPTEQGQQYKDGHFTQDFRLVNTPNAQGSPVNAGDFITQVKLISESAPQLYANQRATFNAIENWMQYGGNIRSLAQFGLLAYQMEGEDNYGNVKFTGYYTPILQARHIKQGEFRYPLYQMPDKRYSPLPERAAIYNGVLDKRWIIGYSNSLIDNFLMEVQGSGYVDFGDNNPLTFFGYGGKNGHVYRSIGKVLIDSGKIPREEISLRAIRQWAEKHNESEVRQVLEQNPSFVFFKPEPYTAVRGASAVPLVAKASVASDKTLVPPGTVLLAEVPVLDNLGKFTGQYRMRLMVALDVGGAIKGPHFDIYHGVGSRAGEMAGFYNHYGRVWILKKALSGFLAANQ encoded by the coding sequence ATGAAACTTTGGGGCAAATATCTTTTATGTAGCGTTGTTGTTTCTCTGCTATCTGCTTGTCATTTGCGTCCGACGGAGCAAGGCCAGCAGTATAAAGATGGTCACTTTACCCAGGACTTCCGGCTTGTTAATACGCCAAACGCACAAGGTTCTCCCGTCAATGCCGGAGATTTTATCACTCAGGTCAAATTAATCAGCGAGTCTGCTCCCCAATTGTATGCCAATCAACGTGCTACCTTTAATGCCATCGAAAACTGGATGCAGTATGGTGGAAATATTCGCAGTTTAGCCCAGTTTGGTTTGCTCGCTTACCAGATGGAAGGTGAAGATAACTATGGTAACGTTAAATTTACCGGCTACTATACCCCTATATTGCAAGCTCGCCATATTAAACAAGGTGAATTTAGATATCCTCTGTACCAAATGCCAGATAAACGGTATTCCCCTTTGCCGGAGCGTGCGGCTATATATAATGGGGTTCTCGATAAAAGGTGGATCATTGGCTACAGCAACTCTCTGATAGATAATTTTTTGATGGAAGTACAAGGGAGTGGTTATGTGGATTTTGGTGACAACAATCCATTAACCTTTTTTGGTTACGGTGGAAAGAATGGTCATGTTTATCGCAGCATAGGTAAGGTGTTAATCGATAGTGGAAAAATTCCCAGGGAAGAAATATCGTTGAGAGCTATTCGGCAGTGGGCTGAAAAGCATAATGAATCTGAAGTTCGGCAAGTTCTGGAACAGAATCCTTCTTTCGTATTTTTTAAACCTGAACCTTATACCGCAGTGCGGGGAGCCAGTGCAGTGCCTTTAGTCGCAAAAGCTTCGGTAGCATCGGATAAGACATTAGTTCCTCCCGGAACGGTGTTGCTGGCGGAAGTACCAGTATTGGATAACCTCGGCAAGTTTACCGGACAGTACCGAATGCGCCTGATGGTGGCACTGGATGTCGGTGGAGCAATCAAAGGACCTCATTTCGATATTTATCATGGTGTTGGCAGCCGTGCCGGAGAAATGGCTGGTTTTTATAACCACTATGGACGTGTTTGGATATTGAAGAAAGCATTATCTGGCTTTTTGGCGGCAAACCAGTAA
- the tcdA gene encoding tRNA cyclic N6-threonylcarbamoyladenosine(37) synthase TcdA, which translates to MQVSLSDAYLQRFAGTARLYGQKVLSLFARSHICVVGIGGVGSWAAEALARTGIGAITLIDMDDVCITNTNRQLHTLVQNVGSPKTEVIAERIRAINPECQVTCIDDFVTPDNVAELISADFDYVIDAIDSVRPKAALLAYCRRYKIPVVTTGGAGGQLDPTQIQVVDLAKTVQDPLAAKLKERLKSDYRVVKNGKGKLGIDCVFSTEQLVYPQSDGTVCAAKSTADGSKRMDCASGFGAATMVTATFGFVAVSHALKKMVAKAERENRL; encoded by the coding sequence ATGCAAGTTTCTCTCTCTGATGCTTATCTTCAGCGTTTTGCTGGTACTGCACGATTATATGGCCAGAAAGTGCTTTCATTATTCGCCCGTTCACATATTTGTGTGGTTGGTATCGGTGGTGTCGGTTCATGGGCAGCGGAAGCGTTAGCCCGCACGGGTATTGGGGCGATTACGCTGATTGATATGGATGATGTCTGCATTACCAATACCAATCGTCAACTACATACATTAGTGCAGAATGTGGGATCCCCAAAAACGGAAGTGATAGCGGAGCGGATACGGGCGATTAATCCTGAATGTCAGGTCACTTGCATTGATGATTTTGTTACTCCCGATAATGTCGCTGAATTGATCTCTGCTGATTTTGATTATGTTATTGATGCCATTGACAGTGTTCGCCCGAAAGCAGCTCTGCTGGCTTATTGCCGCCGTTATAAGATCCCTGTGGTAACAACGGGTGGTGCGGGTGGGCAGCTTGATCCGACCCAGATTCAGGTCGTGGATTTAGCCAAAACAGTGCAGGATCCTTTAGCCGCCAAATTGAAAGAACGCCTGAAATCTGATTATCGGGTCGTGAAGAACGGTAAAGGAAAATTGGGCATTGACTGTGTTTTCTCAACGGAACAACTGGTGTATCCACAATCTGATGGTACAGTTTGTGCGGCCAAAAGTACGGCTGATGGTTCAAAACGGATGGATTGTGCCTCTGGTTTTGGTGCCGCAACAATGGTTACGGCGACTTTTGGATTTGTTGCTGTATCTCACGCATTGAAAAAGATGGTGGCTAAAGCGGAGCGGGAAAATCGTCTTTAG
- the csdE gene encoding cysteine desulfurase sulfur acceptor subunit CsdE, whose translation MTSLPIPILAPHPFGTEITEQQLIEKFEQCRLWEDRYRQLIGLAKKLPNLPDELKQQQIEIYGCENRVWLGHQLLAENRLHFYGDSEGRIVKGLLAFVLTTVEGKTAEQVLQTPLTELFQQAGLEQQLSGSRLNGVKSLINAVQEIARSYQN comes from the coding sequence ATGACATCACTGCCAATTCCTATCCTTGCCCCACATCCATTTGGCACAGAAATTACGGAGCAACAACTGATTGAAAAGTTTGAGCAATGCCGGTTGTGGGAAGATCGCTATCGGCAACTCATTGGGCTTGCTAAAAAGCTACCGAACCTGCCCGATGAGTTAAAACAACAGCAGATTGAGATTTACGGCTGTGAAAACCGGGTTTGGTTAGGGCATCAATTGCTTGCTGAAAATCGCCTGCACTTTTATGGTGACAGCGAAGGGCGCATCGTGAAAGGCTTATTAGCATTTGTCCTGACCACAGTAGAAGGAAAAACAGCGGAACAGGTTTTACAAACGCCATTAACCGAGTTGTTTCAGCAAGCTGGTCTCGAACAACAATTAAGTGGATCGAGGCTCAACGGTGTAAAATCCTTGATTAATGCGGTGCAGGAAATTGCCCGCTCGTACCAAAACTAA
- the csdA gene encoding cysteine desulfurase CsdA, with amino-acid sequence MKAFDSEKFRRQFPALQPSSEYPKPTVFLDSAATSLKPTCMIEATQRYYQNHSATVHRSQHATAQAMTARYEQARSLVAELLNAPQPENIIWTKGTSEAINLVAQGYFRSRLSADDEIIVSEQEHHSNLLPWLILAEQTGAKIVKWPIGKRCQQKQYQPEIATLAELLNEKSRLVAISQMSNVTGATVDLTQITALTHQYNCLVLVDGAQGIVHAPADVQQLDIDFYAFSAHKLYGPNGLGVLYGKGSLLDAMSAWQGGGKMLTQVSFDNFTPEAVPYRFEAGTPNVAGVIGFAATLEWLKTLDISLAESYAVALTNYAEQQLSAIPGFISYRAPEASLLAFNFAGIHHNDLAMLIAEQNISLRSGQHCAQPLLDALGINGCLRASFMPYNTQQDADKLVSAIKFALSLLEE; translated from the coding sequence ATGAAAGCCTTTGATTCAGAAAAATTTCGCCGACAATTTCCTGCTTTACAGCCATCCTCTGAGTATCCAAAACCTACTGTGTTTCTGGATAGCGCAGCGACTTCTCTCAAACCCACATGTATGATTGAGGCGACTCAACGTTATTACCAGAATCACAGTGCAACTGTTCATCGCAGTCAACACGCGACTGCACAAGCAATGACCGCACGTTATGAACAAGCACGTTCTTTAGTCGCTGAATTGCTCAATGCACCGCAACCTGAAAATATTATCTGGACAAAAGGCACCAGCGAAGCCATTAATCTGGTTGCACAAGGGTATTTTCGTTCCCGCTTATCTGCTGATGATGAAATTATCGTCAGTGAACAAGAGCATCACTCTAATCTGCTACCGTGGCTGATTCTGGCAGAACAAACCGGTGCTAAGATCGTTAAATGGCCGATTGGAAAACGATGTCAACAAAAACAGTATCAGCCAGAAATTGCAACGCTGGCAGAACTGCTCAATGAAAAAAGCCGATTGGTTGCTATCAGCCAAATGTCAAATGTGACCGGAGCTACTGTTGATTTAACACAAATCACAGCTCTCACCCATCAATATAACTGTCTGGTACTGGTCGATGGTGCTCAAGGCATTGTTCACGCTCCCGCCGATGTACAACAGTTAGATATCGATTTTTATGCTTTCTCTGCACATAAGCTTTATGGGCCTAATGGGTTAGGAGTATTGTATGGAAAAGGATCACTGCTGGATGCTATGTCTGCGTGGCAAGGGGGCGGAAAAATGCTGACTCAGGTCTCCTTCGACAATTTTACACCAGAAGCAGTACCTTATCGTTTTGAAGCCGGAACACCGAACGTTGCTGGAGTCATCGGGTTTGCTGCTACATTGGAATGGTTAAAAACACTCGATATTTCACTTGCCGAGTCCTATGCTGTTGCCCTGACAAATTATGCTGAGCAGCAACTCAGCGCGATACCGGGTTTTATCAGTTATCGTGCACCAGAAGCCAGCCTATTGGCCTTCAACTTTGCAGGCATACATCATAATGATCTGGCAATGCTGATCGCTGAACAGAATATTTCCCTGCGTTCAGGGCAGCACTGTGCTCAACCTCTGCTTGATGCTTTGGGGATCAACGGTTGCCTGCGTGCTTCTTTTATGCCTTATAACACCCAACAAGATGCAGATAAATTAGTCAGTGCAATAAAATTTGCCCTGTCACTGCTTGAGGAATAA
- a CDS encoding transcriptional regulator GcvA produces the protein MSKRLPPLNALRVFDAAARHLSFTKAAEELFVTQAAVSHQMKSLEDFLGLKLFRRRNRSLLLTEDGQSYYLDIKEIFTAINEATRKLQARSAKGALTVSLSPSFAIQWLVPRLSGFNQSFPGIDVRIQAVDREEDKLADDVDVAIFYGRGNWPGLRTDRLYPEYLLPVCSPSLLMGERPLKTPADLANHTLLHDSSRRDWQAYVRQLDIQQLINVQQGPIFSHSAMVIQAAVHGQGIALANNVMAQNEIDAGRLVCPFNDVLVSKNAFYLVCHDNQAELGKIAAFRKWILAQAASEQERLGFITNE, from the coding sequence ATGTCCAAACGTTTGCCACCACTCAATGCGTTACGAGTTTTTGATGCTGCTGCTCGTCATTTAAGTTTTACTAAAGCGGCAGAAGAATTATTTGTCACTCAAGCTGCGGTTAGCCACCAGATGAAAAGTCTGGAGGATTTTTTGGGACTGAAGCTGTTTCGTCGTCGTAACCGTTCTTTGTTGCTGACGGAAGATGGGCAAAGTTACTATCTGGATATTAAAGAAATCTTCACTGCTATCAATGAAGCTACCCGAAAACTTCAGGCACGTAGTGCCAAGGGAGCATTGACGGTAAGTTTATCCCCTAGCTTTGCGATTCAATGGTTAGTGCCGCGGCTTTCTGGTTTTAACCAGAGTTTTCCGGGTATTGACGTCAGAATTCAGGCTGTGGATCGGGAAGAAGATAAGCTGGCAGATGATGTTGATGTGGCGATTTTTTATGGTCGGGGTAACTGGCCGGGATTGCGGACAGACCGTCTTTATCCTGAATATTTGCTGCCTGTATGTTCTCCTTCTTTGTTAATGGGGGAGCGCCCACTGAAAACACCGGCGGATCTCGCCAACCACACTTTATTGCATGATTCTTCCAGACGGGACTGGCAAGCTTATGTTCGCCAACTTGATATACAGCAGTTGATCAATGTGCAACAAGGGCCGATATTCAGCCATAGTGCAATGGTCATTCAGGCTGCGGTACATGGGCAGGGCATAGCACTTGCAAATAATGTGATGGCACAGAATGAAATTGATGCAGGTCGTCTTGTGTGTCCGTTCAATGATGTCCTGGTCAGTAAGAATGCATTTTATTTAGTTTGCCATGATAATCAGGCAGAATTGGGCAAGATTGCGGCTTTCCGTAAATGGATCCTTGCACAGGCTGCAAGTGAGCAGGAAAGATTAGGCTTTATTACTAACGAATGA
- a CDS encoding DUF423 domain-containing protein encodes MNSRAMLIFSGISGFFYVAFGAIGAHLLASVLQPQQMEWIQTGLQYQGLHTLAMMALVAVLTWQPSVQFSRAGIFFAVGIVLFSGSLYCLAFLPLKFLVYLTPIGGLSFLIGWLCVLIGALRLRKSAPSHE; translated from the coding sequence ATGAACAGTCGTGCGATGCTTATTTTTTCCGGGATCAGCGGTTTCTTCTACGTGGCCTTTGGTGCAATAGGTGCCCATCTTCTGGCATCGGTATTGCAGCCACAGCAAATGGAATGGATTCAGACTGGCCTGCAATATCAAGGATTACATACACTGGCGATGATGGCACTGGTGGCTGTATTGACATGGCAGCCATCGGTGCAATTCAGCCGGGCAGGAATATTTTTTGCTGTGGGGATCGTACTGTTTAGTGGCAGCCTTTATTGTCTGGCCTTTTTACCGCTAAAATTTTTGGTTTATCTGACACCTATCGGTGGGTTGAGTTTCCTCATCGGTTGGTTGTGTGTATTAATTGGCGCTTTGCGTCTAAGGAAATCGGCGCCTAGCCATGAATAA
- the rlmM gene encoding 23S rRNA (cytidine(2498)-2'-O)-methyltransferase RlmM yields the protein MNKVALYCRPGFEKECAAEITDKASKKEIYGFARVKENSGYVLFECYQYDAADRLIREIPFRELIFARQMLIVGELLKDLPQEDRITPIIGMLSGVIERAGELRVEVPDTNESKELMKFCRKFTVPLRNAMRQEKILLVKENYTRPVVHVFFIAPGCCYVGYSYSNNNSRFYMGIPRLKFPSDAPSRSTLKLEEAFHIFIPYDEWEERLDSGLHAVDLGACPGGWTYQLVKRSMIVHAVDNGPMADSLMDTGQVKHHRVDGFKFEPPVKNIYWLVCDMVEKPAKVAKLMTDWLVKSWCREAIFNLKLPMKKRYEEVANILQKIEQQLKENGVNAKIQAKHLYHDREEITVHVQRIWSVYAMNRDY from the coding sequence ATGAATAAAGTTGCTTTGTATTGCCGCCCTGGGTTTGAGAAAGAGTGTGCGGCAGAAATTACAGATAAAGCGAGTAAGAAAGAAATTTACGGTTTCGCTCGTGTGAAAGAAAACAGTGGTTATGTGCTGTTTGAGTGTTATCAGTATGATGCTGCTGACCGTCTTATTCGTGAAATTCCATTCCGTGAATTGATTTTTGCCCGCCAAATGTTGATTGTCGGTGAGCTGTTGAAAGATTTACCGCAGGAGGATCGTATTACACCGATCATTGGGATGCTGAGCGGCGTTATTGAGCGCGCCGGTGAACTGCGTGTGGAAGTGCCGGATACCAATGAAAGCAAGGAGCTGATGAAATTCTGTCGCAAGTTTACAGTTCCTTTGCGTAATGCGATGCGGCAGGAAAAGATCCTGCTGGTTAAGGAAAACTATACCCGCCCAGTGGTTCACGTGTTTTTTATTGCCCCCGGATGCTGCTATGTAGGGTATTCCTACAGTAATAATAATTCCCGTTTTTACATGGGGATCCCGCGTCTGAAATTCCCATCAGATGCTCCGAGCCGTTCGACACTGAAGCTGGAAGAAGCTTTTCATATCTTCATTCCTTATGACGAATGGGAAGAGCGTCTCGATAGTGGTCTGCATGCTGTAGACCTGGGTGCTTGTCCGGGTGGATGGACTTACCAGCTAGTGAAGCGCAGTATGATCGTTCATGCGGTAGATAATGGGCCAATGGCTGATAGCCTGATGGATACCGGCCAGGTGAAGCATCATCGTGTAGATGGTTTTAAGTTTGAACCACCAGTAAAAAATATTTATTGGTTAGTGTGCGATATGGTTGAGAAGCCGGCTAAAGTTGCCAAGCTTATGACGGATTGGCTGGTTAAAAGCTGGTGCCGGGAAGCTATTTTCAATCTCAAGTTGCCGATGAAAAAACGTTACGAGGAAGTTGCTAATATTTTACAAAAAATTGAACAGCAATTGAAAGAAAATGGAGTTAATGCCAAAATTCAGGCGAAACATTTGTATCACGACCGTGAAGAGATCACAGTACACGTTCAACGTATCTGGTCTGTTTATGCAATGAACCGTGATTACTGA